A region of Centropristis striata isolate RG_2023a ecotype Rhode Island chromosome 17, C.striata_1.0, whole genome shotgun sequence DNA encodes the following proteins:
- the LOC131989284 gene encoding low affinity immunoglobulin gamma Fc region receptor II-c-like gives SSSDALILPTRLQLFEYTSVSINCEGFNSTSGWAVMRKVKGKVSECVSTWVTTPPSVCAIKPVYTTDSGEYWCESGERRSNAVTITVTAGAVILESPALPVPEGDAVTLSCRSRTTSSPLVAYFYKDGVLLGSRSSGQMTISSVSKANEGLYKCSVSEFGESPQSWLAVRAVHAETRPSSDHSCHIYLTLRTIFTILMVALLLLLVGLLHCGKLRVTQKITVAPSHVKATAEVNDTENTELNE, from the exons TCTTCCTCAGACGCTCTGATCCTTCCAACCAGACTGCAGCTCTTTGAATACACCTCCGTCTCTATTAACTGTGAGGGTTTCAACTCCACCTCTGGCTGGGCCGTGATGAGGAAGGTGAAGGGGAAGGTGAGTGAGTGTGTCAGCACCTGGGTGACCACGCCGCCGTCCGTCTGCGCCATCAAACCTGTTTACACCACGGACAGCGGAGAGTACTGGTGTGAGTCCGGAGAGCGGAGGAGCAACGCCGTGACCATCACCGTCACCG CCGGAGCCGTGATCCTGGAGAGTCCTGCTCTGCCGGTGCCAGAGGGAGACGCTgtgactctgagctgcaggagCAGGACCACCTCCTCGCCCCTCGTGGCCTACTTCTATAAGGACGGGGTCCTCCTGGGCTCCAGGTCCTCAGGACAGATGACCATCAGCAGCGTGTCTAAAGCCAACGAGGGACTCTACAAGTGCAGCGTCTCTGAGTTCGGAGAGTCGCCTCAGAGCTGGCTGGCTGTCAGAG CGGTCCACGCAGAGACTCGTCCCTCCTCAGATCACTCCTGTCACATTTACCTCACCTTAAGGaccattttcactattttaatggtggctctgctgctgctcctggtgGGACTGCTGCACTGTGGGAAACTCAGAGTGACACAGAAAATAACTGTGGCACCCTCGCATGTGAAGGCTACTGCTGAAGTGAACGACACAGAGAACACTGAGCTTAATGAATGA
- the LOC131989785 gene encoding trichohyalin-like produces the protein MFLVNPQLADFSALVVVLLLTHCYGGQSQVTGTSQQIVAMIGDDITLPCHLPTSVDATNMAVEWTRPGLTPRFVHLRRDGLEHQLEENPLYKGRTSLSPSQLKCGDVSLTLSKVKLSDAGSYECLVPKSGSGSVVKLIVGSVSSPVVEISKVSSGVLLVCKSAGWYPEPEVLWLDAEGKLLSAGPTETVRGPDDLYTVSSRVTVERHSSSFTCRVHQRDTNQTREAQITVPADLFMVHAGTAARISIFFTVWIMFVVVVGLVLWKLGLNKTKTTDSSIELQQLMGGEEGERLMTKRERSSYLDNAKAKLEEESQKNEGELKHVQDVIITLTEQKNNLKNQREKLISLQQEDKVLIEENKKELMEIGTFTSEKTKMKLERNRDDLKKRRSEHEELLKNTDTLLETTEEMIIRMTERKGKLERDKEKINQHLKEIERQRQREEIQKKLQSEPSDRDEEQLNRQVKETEGEDIQRGKSNKGVIQETREMINRMRERKEKLERDKEKISEDLKEVVSQREKTEREDTETVPLTTSEQSAGEVEVKEGETTEGQKENESIPERDRGTEKEGSEEVTERDEEQLNQPLKDREKTFREGSQTKK, from the exons ATGTTTCTGGTGAATCCTCAGCTCGCAGACTTCAGTGCGCTGGTGgtcgtcctcctcctcacccactGTTATGGAG GTCAGTCTCAGGTGACTGGAACATCTCAGCAAATAGTGGCAATGATTGGTGATGACATCACTTTGCCATGTCACCTGCCAACCTCTGTGGATGCCACTAATATGGCTGTGGAGTGGACGAGGCCTGGTCTCACACCAAGATTTGTCCATCTGAGGCGAGACGGTTTGGAGCATCAGCTGGAGGAGAACCCGCTGTACAAAGGGAGAACGTCGCTGTCCCCCAGCCAACTCAAGTGTGGAGACGTTTCACTGACACTCTCTAAAGTGAAACTCTCTGATGCGGGAAGCTACGAATGCCTCGTTCCCAAATCTGGTTCAGGATCTGTGGTCAAGCTTATTGTGG GTTCTGTCTCGTCACCAGTCGTAGAGATTTCCAAAGTCAGCAGTGGAGTGCTGTTAGTGTGTAAGTCTGCTGGCTGGTATCCAGAGCCTGAGGTGTTGTGGCTGGACGCTGAGGGaaagctcctctctgctggacctacagagacagtcagaggtCCTGATGACCTCTATActgtcagcagcagagtgactgtggagagacacagcagcagcttcacctgTAGAGTCCACCAGAGGGACACCAACCAGACCAGAGAGGCACAAATCACTGTCCCAG CGGATCTCTTCATGGTCCATGCTGGTACTGCTGCTCGCATCAGTATCTTCTTCACTGTGTGGATCATGTTTGTGGTTGTGGTTGGCCTCGTTTTATGGAAATTGGGACTGAACAAAACCA AAACCACTGACAGCAGCATAGAACTCCAGCAGCTGatgggaggagaagaaggagagaggcTGATGACGAAAAGAGAAAGAAGTTCGTATTTGGACAATGCAAAGGCAAAACTTGAGGAGGAATCACAGAAGAATGAGGGAGAACTGAAACATGTACAAGATGTGATTATAACACTAACAGAACAGAAGAATAATCTGAAGAACCAGAGAGAGAAACTCATCTCACTACAGCAGGAGGACAAGGTCCTGATAGAGGAGAACAAGAAGGAACTGATGGAGATCGGAACATTTACCTCTGAGAAAACAAAGATGAAGCTTGAAAGAAACAGAGATGATTTGAAGAAGAGAAGGAGTGAACATGAGGAACTGTTGAAGAACACAGACACACTACTGGAGACGACAGAAGAGATGATTATCAGAATGACAGAAAGGAAGGGGAAActagagagagacaaagagaaaataaatcaacacctgaaagagatagagagacagagacagagagaagagattCAGAAGAAGTTACAGTCAGAACCGTCAGATAGAGATGAGGAGCAATTAAATCGACAGgtgaaagagacagagggagaggacATTCAGAGAGGGAAGTCAAACAAAGGAGTGATTCAAGAGACAAGGGAGATGATTAATAGaatgagagaaaggaaggagaaactagagagagacaaagagaaaataaGTGAAGACCTGAAAGAGGTAGtgagtcagagagagaagacagagagagaagacacTGAGACTGTCCCTCTGACTACGTCAGAACAGTCAGCAGGAGAAGTTGAAGTAAAGGAAGGGGAAACTACAGAGggacaaaaagaaaatgaatcaatacCTGAAAGAGATAGAGGGACAGAAAAAGAAGGTTCAGAAGAAGTtacagagagagatgaggagcaatTAAATCAACCgctgaaagacagagagaagacaTTCAGAGAGGGAAGTCAAACAAAGAAGTGA
- the LOC131989285 gene encoding low affinity immunoglobulin gamma Fc region receptor II-b-like: protein MEVTALCRLVMTVFLLLEAHVAFINSQKSDAAFPQVDPNSQQLFAHDSFSVSCEGLQGLTGWRVMRMIKGKTITCAPTWLTSTGPCRIETAYPDMDSGTYWCEMGGRKKSNTVNITVTAGPVILESPVLPVMEGDAVTLSCRRKQTSINFTADFYKDGYFMDSSSTGNFTIDSVSESNEGLYKCSISGAGESPESWLAVGGAEEELQDVPQLYLLISIGVCAFLLVLLLFVGSLRCRKRQTITTDTPTSPSSLPSISSPQIVTDEAPEDVPFQPTYAAIAKPGAENGYDLVTETHDEDEPSLMPVYHTLSLVNV from the exons ATGGAGGTCACAGCTCTCTGCAGGCTGG TGATGACTGTGTTTTTGCTGCTGGAGGCACATGTTGCCTTCATTAATTCTCAGAAATCTG atgCAGCCTTTCCTCAGGTGGATCCCAACAGTCAGCAGCTCTTTGCACACGACTCCTTCTCTGTGAGCTGTGAGGGTCTGCAGGGACTGACTGGATGGAGAGTGATGAGGATGATCAAAGGTAAAACTATAACATGTGCTCCCACCTGGTTGACATCAACAGGACCGTGTCGAATAGAAACTGCCTATCCAGACATGGACAGTGGGACATACTGGTGTGAGAtgggaggaagaaagaaaagcaaCACTGTCAACATCACCGTCACTG CTGGTCCAGTGATCCTGGAGAGTCCTGTCCTCCCTGTGATGGAGGGAGACGCTgtgactctgagctgcaggaggaaacaGACGTCCATCAACTTCACCGCTGATTTCTATAAAGACGGATACTTCATGGACAGCAGCTCTACAGGAAACTTCACCATCGACAGTGTTTCTGAGTCCAACGAAGGACTCTACAAGTGCAGCATCTCTGGAGCTGGAGAGTCCCCAGAGAGCTGGCTGGCTGTCGGAG GAGCTGAAGAAGAGCTTCAGGATGTCCCTCAGCTCTATCTGCTGATCAGCATCGGTGTCTGCGCCTTCCTGTTagttctgctgctgtttgtgggATCGCTGCGATGCAGAAAACGTCAAACCATCACCACAG ATACCCCaacctctccttcctccttgcCGTCAATCTCTTCTCCACAAATAG TGACTGACGAGGCCCCTGAAGATGTTCCCTTCCAGCCAACATATGCGGCCATCGCAAAACCCGGGGCTGAGAATGGTTATGACCTCGTCACTGAGACACACG ATGAAGATGAGCCCTCTTTGATGCCTGTTTACCACACGCTGAGCCTGGTGAACGTTTGA